From Roseburia hominis, the proteins below share one genomic window:
- a CDS encoding dihydroorotate dehydrogenase electron transfer subunit yields the protein MAEKKRELAVVVSQERLAEGIFSMWLQTEAARSALPGQFISMYTNDSSKLLPRPISICEIDRENMRLRVVYRVTGENTGTEQFSRMKAGDTLPMIGPLGNGFPLEAGKGKRAFLMGGGIGVPPILELAKELECEAKQIVVGYRDAQTFLREEFEQNGRLYISTEDGSVGTSGNVMDAIRENALEADIIYACGPMPMLRAIKQYAMEHGIEACYISLEERMACGIGACLGCVCKTKKKDHHSNVNNARICKDGPVFLASEVEI from the coding sequence ATGGCAGAGAAAAAGAGAGAGTTGGCAGTGGTAGTATCGCAGGAGAGGCTGGCAGAAGGAATTTTCAGTATGTGGCTTCAGACGGAGGCGGCAAGGAGTGCGCTTCCGGGACAGTTCATCTCTATGTATACGAATGACAGCAGTAAATTACTCCCGAGGCCGATCAGTATCTGTGAGATCGACAGGGAGAATATGCGTCTGCGCGTGGTATACCGCGTGACGGGCGAGAATACGGGAACCGAGCAATTTTCCCGAATGAAAGCGGGCGATACGCTTCCGATGATCGGACCTTTGGGAAATGGCTTCCCGCTGGAGGCCGGAAAAGGCAAACGCGCCTTTCTTATGGGCGGAGGAATCGGAGTTCCGCCGATTCTGGAACTGGCAAAGGAACTGGAATGCGAGGCAAAGCAGATTGTTGTGGGCTATCGGGATGCACAGACCTTTTTAAGAGAAGAATTCGAGCAGAACGGCAGGCTTTATATTTCCACCGAGGACGGAAGTGTGGGAACCAGTGGAAACGTGATGGACGCGATCCGGGAGAATGCTCTGGAAGCGGATATTATCTATGCGTGCGGCCCGATGCCGATGCTGCGGGCAATCAAGCAGTATGCCATGGAGCATGGAATAGAAGCGTGCTATATTTCTCTGGAGGAGAGAATGGCATGTGGAATCGGAGCCTGCCTGGGGTGTGTCTGCAAGACGAAGAAGAAGGACCACCACAGCAATGTGAACAATGCAAGAATCTGTAAAGACGGACCGGTATTTTTAGCTTCGGAGGTGGAGATCTGA
- a CDS encoding dihydroorotate dehydrogenase → MDMCVNIAGVEWKNPVTVASGTFGSGAEFEAFVDLNRLGAVTTKGVANVPWEGNPTPRVAEVASGMMNAVGLQNPGIDLFCKRDIPFLRKYDTKIIVNVCGRSKEDYCEVVERLSEEDVDMLEINISCPNVKEGGIAFGQNPAAAQEITKAVKRYAKQPVIMKLSPNVTDIAEMARAVEAGGADAISLINTLTGMKIDINRRQFVLANKTGGVSGPAIHPIAVRMVYQAAHAVKVPIIGMGGIANAADAIEMILAGASAVSVGTANFHNPAVTMEIVDGIWAYMQKYGFEHVSDMVGIVK, encoded by the coding sequence ATGGATATGTGCGTGAATATAGCCGGAGTAGAGTGGAAGAATCCGGTGACAGTGGCATCGGGGACCTTTGGCTCCGGTGCAGAATTTGAGGCATTTGTAGATTTGAATAGGCTTGGCGCTGTGACAACGAAGGGCGTGGCGAATGTGCCGTGGGAAGGCAATCCGACTCCGCGTGTGGCAGAGGTGGCAAGCGGTATGATGAATGCAGTGGGCCTTCAGAATCCGGGAATCGATCTCTTCTGCAAGAGGGATATTCCGTTTCTTCGGAAGTACGATACGAAGATCATTGTCAATGTCTGCGGAAGGTCTAAGGAGGACTACTGCGAAGTCGTAGAGCGGTTGTCAGAAGAGGACGTGGATATGCTGGAGATCAACATTTCATGCCCGAATGTAAAAGAAGGCGGTATCGCTTTTGGACAGAATCCTGCGGCGGCGCAAGAGATCACGAAAGCGGTGAAGCGGTATGCGAAGCAGCCGGTCATCATGAAGCTGAGTCCGAACGTGACGGATATCGCGGAGATGGCGCGGGCAGTAGAGGCTGGCGGAGCAGACGCCATTTCCCTCATTAATACACTGACGGGAATGAAAATAGATATTAACCGCAGGCAGTTCGTGCTGGCAAATAAGACCGGCGGTGTGTCCGGACCTGCAATCCACCCGATCGCAGTGCGTATGGTCTACCAGGCAGCACATGCGGTGAAGGTGCCGATCATCGGAATGGGCGGTATTGCAAATGCGGCGGATGCCATCGAGATGATCCTGGCGGGAGCAAGTGCAGTTTCTGTCGGAACTGCCAATTTCCATAATCCGGCAGTTACCATGGAGATCGTGGACGGTATTTGGGCATATATGCAGAAATATGGATTTGAGCATGTGTCGGATATGGTTGGAATTGTAAAATAG
- the pyrE gene encoding orotate phosphoribosyltransferase, which produces MEQYKQEFIEFMVESKVLKFGDFTLKSGRKSPFFMNAGGYVTGTQLRKLGEYYAKAIHDNYGLDFDVLFGPAYKGIPLAVATTMAISELYGKDIRYCSNRKEVKDHGDTGILLGSKLKDGDRVVIIEDVTTSGKSIEETFPILKAQADVEIKGLIVSLNRMEVGKGGEKSALEEIRDLYGFETAAIVSMAEVTECLYNKPVNGEIVIDDTIKAAIDAYYEQYGAK; this is translated from the coding sequence ATGGAACAGTATAAGCAGGAATTTATTGAATTTATGGTAGAGAGTAAGGTGTTGAAGTTCGGAGATTTTACTCTGAAAAGCGGCAGAAAGTCTCCGTTTTTTATGAATGCGGGCGGATATGTGACAGGAACACAGCTCAGAAAGCTGGGAGAATACTACGCAAAGGCAATTCACGACAACTATGGTCTGGATTTTGATGTCCTGTTTGGACCGGCTTACAAGGGGATCCCGCTTGCCGTTGCGACGACGATGGCGATCAGTGAGCTTTACGGAAAGGATATCCGTTACTGCTCAAATAGAAAAGAAGTGAAGGATCACGGCGATACCGGAATTCTTCTTGGAAGTAAATTAAAGGACGGCGACCGGGTCGTGATCATTGAGGACGTGACAACGTCCGGCAAATCCATCGAGGAGACCTTCCCGATCCTGAAGGCACAGGCAGATGTCGAGATCAAGGGACTTATCGTATCTCTGAACCGTATGGAAGTGGGAAAGGGCGGCGAAAAGAGTGCGCTGGAAGAGATCAGGGATCTGTACGGATTTGAGACTGCGGCGATCGTAAGCATGGCAGAGGTGACAGAATGCCTTTACAACAAGCCGGTAAACGGAGAGATCGTGATCGATGATACGATCAAAGCAGCGATAGATGCATACTATGAACAGTATGGCGCAAAATAG
- a CDS encoding VanZ family protein yields MKAKNRKRFRMLGKILFVLYIAFLLYFLIFSDWYGRGRVMDDYRYNLVLFAEIRRFWTYRDMLGWVSFANLFGNVLIFMPFGFFMPMASKYRSFFLTTVYSFALSMLVEVFQLVSKVGSFDVDDLLLNTIGGIVGYVSFVICNAIRRWHDENRAGKGSRTRAGKRS; encoded by the coding sequence TTGAAAGCAAAGAATAGAAAAAGATTTCGAATGCTGGGAAAGATCCTGTTTGTGCTATATATTGCATTTCTTCTGTATTTTTTGATATTTTCCGACTGGTACGGGCGAGGCAGGGTGATGGACGATTACCGTTACAACCTGGTGCTGTTCGCGGAGATCAGGCGGTTCTGGACATACCGTGATATGCTTGGCTGGGTATCGTTTGCAAATCTGTTTGGTAATGTCCTGATTTTTATGCCGTTCGGCTTTTTCATGCCGATGGCGAGTAAATACCGCAGTTTTTTTCTGACTACAGTTTATAGCTTTGCCCTTAGCATGCTGGTCGAGGTCTTTCAGCTCGTGTCGAAGGTGGGCAGCTTTGATGTAGATGACCTTTTGCTGAATACCATCGGCGGAATTGTGGGATATGTTAGTTTTGTGATTTGTAATGCGATAAGGAGATGGCATGATGAGAATCGGGCGGGAAAAGGAAGCCGCACGCGAGCGGGAAAGAGATCGTGA
- a CDS encoding DUF6142 family protein, whose translation MMRIGREKEAARERERDRERRKRGSRKYGQAKLKHARKGIMSCVLAVSVFLIFLFLILTAFFSKGQSAAIIGSLGLLTTVLAFFGVTLGLKGMRERDKNYLTCKIGLGINGFIILCLAAVFIRGLI comes from the coding sequence ATGATGAGAATCGGGCGGGAAAAGGAAGCCGCACGCGAGCGGGAAAGAGATCGTGAGCGCAGAAAAAGAGGCAGCCGGAAATATGGCCAGGCGAAATTAAAGCATGCCCGCAAGGGGATTATGTCCTGCGTTCTGGCTGTGAGCGTATTTCTGATCTTTTTATTCCTGATTTTGACGGCATTTTTCAGTAAGGGACAGTCTGCGGCTATCATAGGCAGTTTAGGTTTGCTTACGACCGTTCTGGCGTTTTTTGGAGTGACACTGGGCCTTAAAGGAATGCGGGAGAGGGATAAGAACTACCTGACCTGCAAGATTGGTCTGGGAATCAATGGCTTTATTATTTTGTGCCTGGCGGCCGTATTTATAAGGGGGTTGATATAG
- a CDS encoding aminopeptidase has product MEERYYLTLERIMKILCEETIKEPYRAYFRHVADFLLRIHDIRDSYHTKVRNEADEEWLAKELEMLYHDVLPEHYENSYANPAYAVKVLGEELGAFLGALYAELRGGIAYVFEERDEYVVIGNELFIEIYNRFEEEEEPSLKSLKEIFYWYASDYCDVLAADRIREQVDPKAQPFLLHMIMDSDLTDFRYLYRYGEYVGENERRTAEYLNALPQEVIDQMADTYTEGFRVGFVNTGKDLSKKSSVNIRYVLGFERVVRKAVQNFRELGLEPTIYRAAASVITRPRVGKNGFFGAQVNKQYDYDHKDDIGLVLDKQFMERKLEVMRTVFEQNKELAGKFAGPAVMEVFGEKPFAPVSKPEAIKLTKEQEELLLMMNSRAGQLTNQYIKGEERSFTIISWPLPEIGERYEEIFHEIIRINTLDAKVYEKVQQTLIDALDQGEYVHILGTNGNKTDLRVQLYPLADPQRETCFENCVADVNIPVGEVFTSPVLEGTNGTLFVSKVYLNELQYRNLEIKFEEGRTTTYSCTNFESEEENRKYIQDNILNNHPSLPLGEFAIGTNTTAYVAAKKYEIADKLPILIAEKMGPHFAVGDTCYSWAEDNQVFNPNGKEIVAKENSASALRKENPEKAYFQCHTDITIPYEELGEISVYTGSGEKIELIRDGRFVLPGTEILNQPLDEAE; this is encoded by the coding sequence ATGGAAGAACGATATTATCTGACGTTAGAGAGGATTATGAAGATTCTGTGTGAAGAGACGATTAAAGAGCCTTACCGTGCGTACTTCCGGCATGTAGCAGATTTTCTTCTCAGAATTCATGATATTCGTGACAGTTATCACACAAAGGTGAGAAATGAAGCAGATGAAGAATGGCTGGCTAAAGAGCTGGAGATGCTCTATCACGATGTTCTGCCCGAACATTACGAAAACTCCTATGCCAATCCGGCCTATGCGGTCAAGGTGCTTGGCGAAGAGCTGGGGGCATTCCTTGGCGCGCTCTACGCAGAGCTTCGAGGCGGGATTGCCTATGTGTTTGAAGAGCGGGACGAATATGTGGTGATTGGAAATGAACTATTTATTGAGATTTATAACCGGTTCGAAGAGGAGGAAGAACCCTCTTTAAAGAGTCTGAAAGAGATTTTTTACTGGTATGCAAGTGATTATTGTGATGTGCTTGCGGCTGACAGGATTCGGGAACAGGTCGATCCGAAAGCGCAGCCGTTCCTGCTTCATATGATCATGGACAGTGATCTGACGGATTTTCGCTATCTGTACCGATACGGGGAGTATGTGGGGGAGAATGAGCGAAGAACGGCAGAATATCTGAATGCGCTTCCGCAGGAGGTCATTGATCAGATGGCGGATACCTATACGGAAGGATTCCGGGTAGGTTTTGTGAATACAGGAAAGGATCTGTCGAAAAAATCTTCCGTAAATATCCGTTATGTCCTGGGATTTGAGCGTGTGGTAAGAAAGGCCGTTCAGAATTTCAGAGAGCTGGGACTTGAACCGACGATTTACCGTGCGGCAGCGAGTGTGATCACAAGGCCGCGCGTGGGAAAGAATGGTTTCTTCGGGGCGCAGGTAAATAAACAGTACGATTATGACCATAAAGACGATATTGGTCTGGTGCTCGATAAGCAGTTCATGGAAAGAAAGCTGGAAGTGATGCGCACCGTTTTTGAGCAGAATAAGGAATTGGCAGGGAAGTTCGCTGGCCCGGCGGTGATGGAGGTGTTCGGCGAGAAGCCATTTGCGCCGGTGTCTAAGCCGGAGGCAATAAAACTTACGAAGGAGCAGGAGGAGCTTCTGCTCATGATGAATTCCCGGGCAGGGCAGCTCACGAACCAGTACATCAAGGGGGAAGAGAGAAGTTTCACCATTATTTCTTGGCCTCTGCCGGAAATCGGGGAACGATACGAAGAGATTTTCCATGAGATTATACGGATCAATACCTTAGATGCCAAGGTCTATGAGAAGGTGCAGCAGACGCTTATAGATGCGCTGGATCAGGGAGAGTATGTGCACATTCTTGGAACGAATGGAAATAAAACGGATCTGAGGGTGCAGCTTTATCCGCTTGCTGATCCGCAGAGGGAAACTTGTTTTGAAAATTGTGTGGCAGATGTGAATATTCCGGTGGGCGAAGTATTTACTTCTCCGGTATTGGAGGGGACGAATGGAACGCTGTTCGTGAGCAAGGTATATCTGAATGAATTGCAGTACCGGAATCTGGAGATCAAGTTCGAGGAGGGACGCACCACCACATATTCCTGTACGAACTTTGAATCGGAGGAAGAGAACCGGAAATATATTCAGGACAATATACTGAATAACCACCCGTCTCTGCCGCTTGGCGAGTTCGCCATCGGAACCAATACGACGGCTTATGTGGCGGCGAAGAAATATGAGATCGCGGATAAATTACCGATTCTGATCGCGGAGAAGATGGGACCGCATTTTGCAGTGGGCGATACCTGTTATAGCTGGGCGGAGGATAACCAGGTCTTCAATCCGAACGGGAAGGAGATCGTGGCGAAGGAAAACAGTGCCAGCGCCTTAAGGAAGGAAAATCCGGAGAAGGCCTATTTCCAGTGCCATACGGATATCACGATCCCCTATGAAGAATTGGGAGAGATCAGCGTGTATACGGGAAGCGGAGAAAAGATCGAACTGATCCGGGACGGCAGATTCGTACTGCCGGGAACGGAGATCCTGAACCAGCCATTAGATGAGGCAGAGTAA
- the purE gene encoding 5-(carboxyamino)imidazole ribonucleotide mutase, translating into MPKVGIVMGSDSDMKIMSKAADMLEKFGIDYEMTIISAHREPDVFFEYAKTAEEKGFKVIIAGAGMAAHLPGMCAAIFPMPVIGIPLSSKNLEGVDALYSIVQMPPGIPVATVAIDGGANAAILAARILAISDPELLEKLKAYTVEMKETVQKKAEKLDKLGHKGYLEQM; encoded by the coding sequence ATGCCAAAAGTAGGAATTGTAATGGGCAGCGACTCTGATATGAAGATCATGAGCAAGGCTGCTGACATGCTGGAAAAGTTCGGTATTGACTACGAGATGACGATCATTTCCGCACATCGTGAGCCGGACGTGTTCTTCGAGTACGCGAAGACTGCGGAGGAGAAAGGGTTCAAGGTTATCATTGCAGGGGCAGGTATGGCAGCGCATCTGCCGGGAATGTGTGCAGCGATTTTCCCGATGCCAGTAATCGGTATCCCGCTTTCAAGTAAGAATCTGGAGGGTGTGGACGCACTGTATTCTATCGTACAGATGCCGCCAGGAATCCCGGTAGCGACCGTTGCGATCGACGGCGGAGCCAATGCGGCAATTCTTGCGGCAAGAATTCTGGCTATCTCTGATCCCGAGCTGCTTGAAAAATTGAAAGCATATACGGTCGAGATGAAGGAGACTGTTCAGAAGAAGGCAGAGAAACTCGATAAATTAGGGCACAAAGGCTATTTGGAGCAGATGTAG
- the purM gene encoding phosphoribosylformylglycinamidine cyclo-ligase, which produces MDYKNAGVDIEAGYRSVELMKKHIQQTMREEVLGGIGGFSGAFSMEKFKNMEKPTLVSGTDGVGTKLKLAFLLDRHDTIGIDCVAMCVNDIACAGGEPLFFLDYIACGKNEPEKIATIVSGVAEGCKQAGCALIGGETAEMPGFYPTDEYDLAGFAVGIVDEKDLITGKDLKPGDVLIGMASSGVHSNGFSLVRKVFNMKPEVLNEEYDCLGARLGDVLLAPTKIYVKALRSVKEAGVKIKACSHITGGGFYENVPRMMIEGTHAVIKKDSYPVPPIFRMLADDGDVEESVMYNTFNMGIGMIVAVDEKEVDAAMQAMREAGEEPYVVGYVEAGEKGVTVC; this is translated from the coding sequence ATGGATTACAAGAATGCGGGTGTAGATATTGAAGCTGGTTACAGATCAGTAGAGCTGATGAAGAAGCATATTCAGCAGACCATGAGAGAAGAGGTTCTCGGAGGAATCGGCGGATTTTCCGGAGCATTTTCTATGGAGAAGTTTAAAAATATGGAAAAACCGACTCTGGTTTCCGGTACGGACGGAGTAGGAACCAAACTGAAACTGGCGTTTCTTCTGGATCGCCATGATACCATCGGTATCGACTGTGTCGCAATGTGTGTCAATGACATCGCATGTGCAGGCGGGGAGCCGCTGTTCTTCCTTGACTATATTGCCTGTGGAAAGAATGAGCCGGAGAAGATCGCGACCATCGTGAGCGGCGTGGCAGAAGGCTGTAAGCAGGCGGGCTGTGCATTGATCGGTGGAGAGACCGCGGAGATGCCGGGGTTCTATCCGACAGACGAGTATGATTTGGCCGGATTTGCAGTAGGTATCGTAGACGAGAAAGACCTGATCACAGGAAAAGATCTGAAACCGGGCGATGTCCTTATTGGTATGGCATCTTCCGGCGTACATAGCAACGGATTCTCTCTGGTGAGAAAAGTATTTAACATGAAGCCGGAAGTGCTGAATGAAGAATATGACTGTCTGGGAGCGAGACTCGGAGACGTTCTTCTGGCACCGACCAAGATTTATGTGAAAGCTCTGCGCAGCGTAAAAGAGGCCGGAGTGAAGATCAAAGCCTGCAGCCATATTACCGGCGGCGGGTTCTATGAGAATGTACCGCGTATGATGATTGAGGGAACTCATGCGGTGATTAAAAAGGACAGTTATCCGGTACCGCCGATCTTCCGTATGCTTGCCGATGACGGCGATGTGGAGGAGAGCGTAATGTACAACACCTTTAACATGGGTATCGGTATGATCGTTGCTGTTGATGAGAAAGAGGTAGACGCTGCAATGCAGGCAATGCGTGAGGCAGGAGAAGAGCCTTATGTGGTCGGCTATGTAGAGGCAGGAGAAAAAGGAGTAACCGTATGTTAA